Proteins found in one Brachypodium distachyon strain Bd21 chromosome 5, Brachypodium_distachyon_v3.0, whole genome shotgun sequence genomic segment:
- the LOC100845160 gene encoding protein DMR6-LIKE OXYGENASE 1 — protein MATAIAKPLLSDLVAESGTVPSSHIRPVGDRPDLADVDHESGAGIPLIDLKHLDGPERRRVVEAIGSACETDGFFMVTNHGIPEAVVEGMLRVAKEFFHLPESERLKCYSDDPKKAIRLSTSFNVRTEKVSNWRDFLRLHCYPLQSFIDQWPSNPPAFREVVGAYSTEARALALRLLEAISESLGLERRHMVTAMGGHAQHMAVNYYPPCPQPELTYGLPGHKDPNAVTLLLQDGVSGLQVQRGGRWVAVNPVPNALVINIGDQLQALSNDRYKSVLHRVIVNSESERISVPTFYCPSPDAVVAPAEALVDGSHPLAYRPFTYQEYYEEFWNMGLESASCLDRFRPMD, from the exons ATGGCTACGGCGATTGCCAAACCTCTCCTGAGTGATCTGGTGGCAGAATCAGGGACAGTCCCGTCGAGCCACATTAGACCGGTGGGAGACCGGCCAGACCTCGCCGATGTCGACCACGAGTCCGGCGCCGGCATTCCGCTCATCGACCTGAAGCACCTCGACGGGCCGGAACGTCGAAGGGTCGTCGAAGCCATCGGCTCGGCGTGCGAGACCGACGGGTTTTTCATG GTGACGAATCATGGCATCCCGGAGGCGGTTGTCGAGGGGATGCTGCGCGTGGCAAAGGAGTTCTTCCACCTGCCGGAGTCGGAGCGGCTCAAGTGCTACTCCGATGACCCGAAGAAGGCGATCCGGCTGTCCACGAGCTTCAACGTGCGCACGGAGAAGGTGAGCAACTGGCGAGATTTCCTCCGCCTGCATTGCTACCCTCTCCAGAGCTTCATCGACCAGTGGCCCTCCAACCCGCCCGCCTTCAG GGAAGTGGTGGGCGCCTACTCGACGGAAGCGAGAGCGCTGGCGCTGAGGCTGCTGGAGGCGATCTCGGAGAGCCTGGGGCTGGAGAGACGCCACATGGTGACGGCCATGGGCGGGCACGCGCAGCACATGGCGGTGAACTACTACCCGCCGTGCCCGCAGCCGGAGCTCACCTACGGGCTGCCGGGCCACAAGGACCCCAATGCCGTCACGCTGCTCCTCCAGGACGGCGTCTCCGGCCTCCAGGTCcagcgcggcggccgctgggTCGCCGTCAACCCCGTGCCCAACGCGCTCGTCATCAACATCGGTGACCAACTACAG GCGCTGAGCAACGACCGATACAAGAGCGTGCTCCACCGCGTGATTGTGAACAGCGAGAGCGAGAGGATCTCGGTGCCGACGTTCTACTGCCCGTCGCCGGACGCGGTGGTCGCGCCGGCGGAAGCGCTGGTGGATGGCAGCCATCCTCTGGCGTACCGGCCCTTCACGTACCAGGAGTACTACGAGGAGTTCTGGAACATGGGCCTCGAGTCGGCTAGCTGCCTC